GGCCATTGTTGCCCCACCGCTGAGTGCCTGTCCACTCGTGCACCCAAGGGCGAACCGTGTTCCAATTCCGCCGACTATTCCGCCAACGAATGCCAGAGACAATCTCAATCCCACCCCGGCAGTAGGCCCTCGCCCGACACCGGGTCGAAATCTGCGTGCTGTCAACGCTGCGACCAATCCGCCGATGAAGACTCCGATCACTTCAAAAACAACCCAATTGTAAAATGGATGTTTTCCGCCGGGTTTGTAAAAACTTTTGTAGTAGGGGTGCTGTTCGACCGATTCGGGAGCGACACTGTGCGCGACCACGGCCGCGGTCCTGGCAACCGCCCCGGAAGCGCCCAATCCAGTTCCCATGAGATAAAATGTTAACAGCAATACCAGTCCCAGGGCCACTCCCGCGGCGTATGGGTTCCAGAATCCCTTCGCGTAATCAAGTTCCTGCATAATGTCTCACCCGCCATCTATCTAATTGGGCTTATTCTCAGAGCCCGTTTGTTTGAACTTCGTTTCAACCGCCAGTTGCCCGGAAACACCAAGTGCCATGTTCTCCTGTTTTTCGGAAACAATCTGGCTCCAAAGCTTCGGCGAAGGATCGTTTACGGGTAGATCCGTCGGGCACACGATCAGAAGCTTTGAGGTAAAGTGAAAGATTCCGGCAACAATCACGGCGATGATGGAAACTCCGACTGCCGTAATTATCCCGGCCGCAACCATACGGCCTCGTTTCTCGGCGATATGATTGCGATAGGGTTCGTCTTCAGTCTTTGCCTCAGCAGCTTCAACAGGGCTCGGCTTCAGATCTTCGTCTTCCGGCTGAGTCTCGGGGGTCCGGGTTTCTTTTTCTTCATCGGCCATTGCAGATCTCCTTGTATCCGGCAGCCGCACATCTCACGAGAGATTGCGTTGCATTGATTGCCAGTAGTAGACATTCGGGAGCCTCGTGATCTCGAACGGTCTCCATTAATTCGTTAAGCCAGTCCATATGATCGGCACAAAAAACGCGTGCTTCGTCCACAGGTCGTGTTCTCATCAAAAAAGAGAGAAATCCGAGCAACACCGATAAGTGGTCCGGTGAGAGCACTCGCGGGTCGCTCAACTGTAGGCCGAATCCGTCGAAAAGTTCGATCATATGGGTAGCAGGATCGCCCCATGACAGTCCTTTCACATTCGAGAGCGGATGGGCAGTTTCTGAAGTCCAAAACTTGTACACAGATTCTTCCAAAGAAATTCTTTGCCCTTGCAGGAAAACGAATGCCTGCTCGTTCCATACTTTCTCGAAAGTGCCCGGGTCGAGGAGTGTCATGGGAATCCGCGAATCTCCCAGCAGAAGACGAAGTGTCTCCAGCGCGTCTTCAGCTTCATCCGAGCGTATCGGATGAATTGTACCCAGAAGCACCGAAAGTACGTCGGCCGCCTCGGACAATGCGTCCGGCCCGGGAATCTCTGGGGTGACTGTGACTGGGGTCATCACGGCAGTTGTCCTTCTTAAATTATCTGGGGTGGTGTCCCGGAGAAGATGATCAGCGCTCGGAGACTCATGCCTCCAATCAAAATGCATAAGTCAGCGCCTATAACGAGATACTTCGGCATGTGGCCGTATTCGTGATATTCCACGACACTCAAAACCAGCGGAATAACGATCCCCAGCGCCACCACGAGAGCCCAGAAATAAGGACTCAAGACTCCAGACACGAGCATGCTCGCGGAAGCCGCGGCTTCGACAGACCGGGTCATGGACATGAAAATGAACAGCATCAGCACCGCGCCTTCTATGCTGAGGAAAATCACGTGGCCCAATGCGAAATTCGACAGTGTTCGTATGGTGTTGATGTCCAGGATAGCGGCACCGATCATGGCAATGGAGAGACCTGTAGACAAAGCCGAAGCGAGAAACAACACGGGCATCAGAGGAGTGTTCCAGAATGGAACACCATTTACCACAGCAATAAGCACTCCGGTGTATCCCGCGGTAGCCAGGGCAAGGAAGCTACCGACGATCTCGAGATGTCGGACATATTTCTTGGAGATTCGCCCAATAACGGTCAGCTCGTTCAAAGCCGCGGCATACAGAAACGCCACGGGAATGAAAGCCGACAATATGATGACGCCCCAGGTGATCATACTGCTCAGATTGGAAATAAGGTAAATCTGACGCCAGGGCTGCCATAGCCCTGCTTCCAGATCCAGGACCAGACAGGCTGTGCCAATGGCAACCAGCGGACCCGCTGCAAGTGAACCTGCTCGGGCAAGGGCTTTGGACCAGTCCGGAGCCAAAAGATCGCACGCCACTGCTGCAAGGAAAGCCCCGGCACCTGCTCCAGCAAGAAACAAATAGACAACAATAAGCCATCCCCACGCGCTCTCCGGCATGGTCAACTCCTTTTGTAGAAGATTTTGGGTCGGGTGTTCAGGTCCGGTCGCAGCGGTTCAGCTCGATGCGCGGCGATGAATTTGGAGACTTTGCTGGACGGATCGTCCAGGTCTCCAAAAATGCGCACCTGCGTCGGGCATGTAGTCACGCATGCCGGTTCTCCTCCGTTTTTGACGAGATCTTCGCAGAACCAGCACTTGACAACGATACCTGCATGATGATCGACGATCCTGACTTTGTACGGGCATGCTTCCATGCAATACTTGCATCCCACGCACCTGTCTTTGTTGACCATGACTATGCCCTCAGGAGAAGTGTACACCGCTCCTGTGGGGCAGACTCGCTGACAGGGAGCGTCCTCGCACTGGTTGCACTGGAGAGGCACAAATTCCTTCGCAAACGACGGAAACTTGCCGCGTTCTCTTTCCTTTATCCAGTTGAAGGACTGGTTGTACGGAAGCCCCTGTTGATTCTGGCAAGCCACCCGGCATGAGTGACAGCCCACACATTTCGTCGTATCTATGGCCATTCCGTATCGTGGCATGGTCAGCTCCTTCGCTTTCTCAGATGCTGCACAAACTTTTCCATCACGTCTTCTCCACACGCACGATGATTTCCCCTGACATAGTGTGGCCCAGTACGGGCTCGAAATAAGTGGGGAGAAAATCATTGTACGAGAGGCCGTATCCGAACCCCGTTTTCAGGTTTTTCGCAAAAACGCCGTAACCGCTTGGGAGAAAAACGCATTCCGGATGAATGCCATCGGTGACTCTCGCTCGTACTCGCCCTTTGCCGATAGAGGACGAGACGGTCATGCAGTCACCGTCTTTGATACCGAGTGCTTTAGCTCTATCGGGATGTATCCAGACCCTACCCCAATCATTCATGATAGTGATCTCTTTGAGATAGCTCTGATTCACGGTTCTTGCATGCGTATGATGAGCCTGTTTGCCGTGAATAAGCCTGAACGAATGAGGGTCCTTGGCATCCGGTGTCACCAGAGGCTCTTCCCAGGTCGGCACGGCCGGAAAGTTGTACTCCTGCAATGTGCTGGATACGAATTCCAGTTTTCCGCTGGGAGTCTTAAATGACGGCTCTCCGGGTTTCCATTCACCACCCAAATCGACGACCCCCTCTTTCTTGATTCGATCTAGGGAGACCCCCAGTGGTGCAAGTTGGGCTGCGCTGTACTCCTCCAGCGTGAAGTTGAAGTATTCGCCGATACCGAGATGCGGGGCCATTTCTTTCAAAATTTGAAACATGGGCTTCGTATCGTACAGGGGTTTTACTACAGCCTGTCGGATGGCGACCTGTTTGGATCTGTAGCAATGGTTCGTATGAACCACGTCGTCGCGCTCGAGGTAAAAGGATTCCGGTAGAATGTAGTGGGCCACTGAAGCTGTTTCGGACAGCACATAATCGAAGCTCACCAGAAGATCGAGTTTCTTGTAGCCCTCGATGACTCGAGCCGGGTTGGGATTCGTCCTGAGCGGGTTGTTGTGATACACGAATCCGGCTCTGAGTTTCCCCTGGATGGCAAGTTCGGGAATAGCGTGAGCCAAACCATGGCCTTTCGGGGTGATAGGGTATCGCTCCGGATCTGTGCTGCCGTCAACCATGGGACCGTCGACTTTGGGTGGGTCGGGATGTTGCGTCTTGTCCAACTTGCCGAGCTTTACTTTTGGCCCTTCGTACAGTCCACCGAGTTGATTATAGTTGCCCATAAGACCGTTCACACATGCAACCGCACGGACTAACTGAAGACTATTCTTGTACTGGGTTCCCATGGCGCCGTGATATCCGCGATGAATTACGGCTTTCGGTGCTGCTGCGGCCAATTCTCTGGCGAGGTCGACGATCGTTTGTTTGGGGATAGAGGTTTTTTCAGAAGCCCATTCAGGAGTGTACTGCTCCACTTCTTTGGAGAATTCTTCGAAGCCCTGTGTATATTTCTCCACGAAATCTTTGTTGTACAGATCCTCTTTGATCATTACACGGGCTATTGCCAGCATGAGGGCAAGGTCGGTTCCAGGCCGAATGCGTATCCATTGTTGACCGACAGATGCCGCTTCGCTGTATCTCGGGTCTACAACGACAATCTTTGCTCCACGGGTTTTTGCGGAACTCATGTCGTTGAGTTGCCTCAACTGGAGACCCGCTGCAGGATTTCTCCCAATGAGGAGGATGAAACGACTGTTCTCGAAATCGTGTTCAGGCTTGCTGCTGCCTGTAGTCAGCCACCAACCGATATTTCTCGGTAGAAAACATGTGGCGCCATGGGAAAAGACATTCGGCGACCCCAGCGCATTCATGAAACGCTGAGCAAGCGGAGCATTTCCTTCCGGATAATGAAGCCAAAAAAGTGATTCTGGCCCGTGATCCTGCTTGATCTTGGCCAATTTTGCTCCGATCTCCTTGTACGCCTGCTCCCACGAAATCGGCTCGAACTTGTTCGGCCCCACTCTCTTGAGTGGCGAACGTATACGGTCAGGATTGTACATTTCATGGAGCAGAGCATGCCCTTTTGCGCAGATTCTCCCCACATTGTTTCCCGCAATGGGGTTTCCCACGGCTTTCCACACCTTATCCCCTTTGGTGTACACGTTGATTGCGCACCAGTTGCCGCATCCGTCACAAAGGGTAGGAGTGATCCGAATGTCTTCTGAAACATTCTGTTTGGCCGCCCAGGAATTGAAAGTGAGGTAAGAACCTGCCAGGAGGGTGGCTCCACCGGCTGCAGAACCGATAAGGAACTTACGTCGAGTAATGCCTCGTTTTTTCATTCTTCCTCCATGAGAGGGATCTACTATATACAGATATATGAATATAGAAATTGTGTCAAGCGCTTTCGAAGGATTCTGCAAAAAAATTCTTCGTTGGAACGCGAGGTAAATTATTGGTGTAGTCGTAGTCGCAAAATCGGACAAACGGCATGCAAAGCCCAACGAATCGTTCCGATTTTTGCACTGCCTCGAACTTAGCCGTAGTTTGGAATGAGCAGCTCTGTTACAGACTCTCGCACGAAGTATCTTTCGTCGATGAGTAACGCGTTTTCACGTGCTCGATTCTTGACCGTCCGTAAAGATCTCCGATCCGTTGTTCTCCGACAGATGATCTCTGCGGTTCCTCGCTTCGCGTTGTCTTCAGCCTTGTGGTAGGCCTAATCCGGATAGCTGAAGAGGATCAGTCAGTATCTCGCCCGATGATCTCGGAACGCCGACTCGCTCTTGCTCTGAGTTCAATTTGTCTTTATTTTCAGAATGCCTGAGAAAATGCTTGCACACGTAATCGAAAAAAAATTGACTCCAGCCCGTTTTTCGGTATTCGATTATGATTCATGTTTGCAATTCTGAATTGGAAACTGACTGCCGCTATCGATGCCCATCCATGCGGATTATGGAGAAGCCCAATTCAATGAACCAACAACAGAGGGGGAATTATGTTCGTGAGAGAAATGGTTTTAGAGCAACTTGAGGAGAGAATCGTTCTTGATGGCGCGGTTGCCAATGCGCATGACGTCCAGGACCAAACGTCTCATACCGATTTGGTGGACAGCCTCGGCTGGATCTATGTCGAGAATGATTGGTGGTTTAATGATGATGGGTCTGGCTGGTGGTTTAACCAAAACACTGGCTGGTGGTGGAATCAAAATGATGAATGGTGGTTCAAGAACGACAAAGGTTTTGATTACTGGTATCACGGGGTTCATCAGTATTGGGCCGAAGAGAATTCAACAGGTGCCTGGTTCTGGTGGGACGATGTGAATGACCACACTTGGGAAGCCGCGTTTAGCTGGTCTTACGACTGGGATAATCGGATGTGGTGCTGGAATGACTGGAATGGAAGCCAATATTTCAGAGATTCATCGCACTATTTTTACCAATCACATGATTCATGTCAGATTCATGTAAATCTAAACGGTCAATGGTATGAAAATCCGGAAGGACTACCGACGAATATAGATTTATATGATGGTAATTGGCACCAAATGGATGCTGTTGAATCATTCAGATACGGGAATCATTACGGACATTGGGGGTATGAATGGGGATCCAGGATAAATGGTCAACTGTATAGAGATGTCATATATTATCCTGACGAATCCAATGACCATGGGTATAGCTATATTTATTATGTTTCTAACGGGCAAATAATAGGAACTTACCTTTATGTCTCAGACGATGTGGACTATTTGGGAAATGGGAAATTTCTGGCCATTAGCATTGAAGGTCATACAGCCACGTGCAAATTATGGGATGTTTCTGTCAGACCAGAAAGTGCCAGTGATGATAGATTCTTATTGGAATGGACCGGCTACAACATGCTATCGGATTTTGATTATTTTGATGATCCTCTTAGGGTTCTGTTCATAAACACGACACAAGAAAGTTCAAATTATAAAATAAGCTACTTGGAAAATAACACTATCGTTTTCAAGTACTGGGACAGCAGTGATTTCACAATCGGCGAACTGGTATCGGATTTGCGGTCGCTCTCTCAGGCTTTTGCTCGCCAAATCGACACAGTAGCAATTGATGATCATGGGTATTACAATGTTATAAAAATTGGAGACGATTACGTTTCTTATGGACAACCACAAACAGGATCAGGCTGGACTTCTCGGCTTGTTACTGAATATGAAAGTGCCTTTCGCGAATGGGGTAGTCTTATGTCTTCGGACGGCCAGATCCAGTTTTATAACTGCTACGTGGCAGGTGGTTCGGGAGATATTGGCGCATGGAGCAAACAATTGCTGTCGACAATATCTCAATATACAAATGCTGACGTGTTCGCTAATGACGATCTCGCTAAAGTTGTCTTTGATTCTAATACGGGGGCATTGGTGTCTGTCGAAAATTGGGACGCTGACTGGAGATCAAACACCAGCCTCACATTTGACTCTCTTTACCTTTGGGCATAAATCGTTCGGACCCAAAAACCGGCTTTTTTCTGAATGGCGCGCAAAGCCGGTTTTTTGACCTTGAAACAGTTGTTCAGAAACTGTGTCAATTCACGCTATGTGTCAACCGTCTGCAGACGAGAACGCCTTTATTATTGTTATACAGTAAAAAATGATCGCAAAACGAGATGTTTTGTGTTGACTGACCTGCCATGCTCATGTACAGTTGGATCATCCCGGAAATGATGCCCGGCAATAATTTCCCGGAACAATGCCGATATGTCTGAATGTCGCTGAATCCGAAATTGTGGATTCACTTGCGGGAAAGAAGAGCACATGGAGAACACTCAACGCATTGCAGTGATAAGTCGCAAATTGAGACTGGCTTGTAGTGGCTTGATTTTGTGCCTACCTTTTGTAGTTGCAGCTTTTTGGGTTTTCTTTAACCAGGTTTATTCATCGTTGCGGATGGTTCCCCTGCCTGTTCGCGTGGATCATGACCTTTCCGGCCTGACTCGTCTCCTGGCATTCTCGGCTGACTTGATTCCTTTGGCCGCAACAATTTACGGCCTGCTAAGGCTGAGAGACTTGTTTGGCTTGTACGAAAACGGTTTGATTTTTACTGAACGAAATGTCCATTGTTTCAGGAGCCTGGGGAGGACTCTGCTAGTCTGGGTGGGATGTGACATCGTCCGGTATTCGATTCTGAGCGTTGTCCTTACCCTAGAGAACCCTCCAGGCCAGAGATTGCTGGTAGTAGGTATCAACTCAGGGGAGTTGGCTGGAGTGTTTACAGCCATCGTTGTCCTCATCATTTCCTGGGTAATGGAGGAAGCGAGAAAACTCAGAGAAGATCAGCAGCTTATTGTTTAGGAATCAAAATGTCCATCATAATCAACCTGGACGTAATGCTCGCCAAACGCAAAGTCAAATCAAAAGAATTGGCTGAATATATTGGAATAACAGAGCAAAACTTATCGCTACTCAAAACCGGCAAGGTCAGAGGTATTCGTCTCTCCACCTTGAATTCAATCTGCGAATTTTTGAATTGTCAACCAGGTGATATCCTGGAGTACAGAGAGTCCGAACGTTCTCGAGAAGCATCTGACTGAAACACGCGACTGCTAAAAAGACAAAAAGACGTAACCATTCAGTTGTAAGCGGGCACTAGGAATTCTGCGCCCTGAAAGGGCGGGCCAATAGTAGTCCCTTCGGGGCTATAGAACCCTTTTCCACGCGTAACTGAATGCTTACAAAAAGACCGTTTTTTTTCTTGACAGAGGGGTCCACCTCAATTCGCTTTTCTTTTCATAATCTGGGAGACTCGAGGTATCCTTCGCTCCGGACGGCGCAAAGCCGTGATCGCTCCGCTCAGGACACCCCAGCCTTCGCTATCTTATAGCAGATGACATAATTTCTGACCTTTTGAACACATTGTGCGTTAAATGAACGGTAGGGGCCGGCGTCCCTGCCGGCCCGAACTAGTTGATTTATATTTGAAAAATGTGCCGGCACGGAGGCACGGCACCTACCGATTGTCAAAAAGTACCTTTCGCAATTGAACACTGTTTCATACACTTGCTCTATGTGCACAACTGCGAAATGGTGTGAAACACCCGATTGCCCAAAAGGCCATTTTTTGTCTTGACTGAGGGGGTACACCTCATTCCTTGGAATGGTTCTTTTTAAGAGATTAGGTCTTTGTATATACGAGAACGGTAGTCAAAAGTCTTGTATCCGAATGAGAATTCTATTTGAAGTGATCCCATCCGCGGGGGAAGAGCGCGTTAACCGTGCCGTCGGTCTTTACGAGTTCCGCATTTCCGGTGTCAGTCACCTCTCCGATGACGGTCAGCACAATACCTTCTTTGTTTGCTTCCTGGAGAAGTGCGTTCACGGATTCACGCTTGACGGTTGCCAGAAGCACGTAATCTTCTCCACCGTGAAGAATCCACTTGAGAGGACCTTTGTTCATCAATTGAGCCGCAGTAAGCAGGGCAGGGAGTGCAGGCAGTTTGTCAGCGTAAACACGTGCTCCGACTTTGGACTGTTCACAAATGTGATTGAGATCGGAAGACAAACCATCCGACACGTCAATGGCAGCAGTCGTTACACCTGAACGGGCAAGAAATCGTCCTTCATGCACATGAGGTCTGGGGCTGAAATGGGCCTGGATCAAAGGTGCTTCTACTTCTTCCGGAAATATCCTTTTGTGCCGCAACAGATCGACACTGGCAGCCGATGCGCCCAGGGGACCGGTGAGCACAAGAGCATCTCCGGGTTTTGCGGTGCTCCGAAGCAGCAGTTCCGTGCGGTGGACCATACCGGTTAATGCCACGTTTATGACCAGATGTCCCGCTGATCGCGTTGTATCACCGCCCAGGAGATTCACGTCAAAACCTCGGGCCATTTCAGCCATTCCGCGGTAAAACCCGTCGAGCCATTCAATCTCGATATGATCGGGTACGGCTATGCTGATGAATGCATCGAGCGGTTTTCCGCCGCATGCTGCAATGTCCGAAAGGTTTACGGCCAGGGACTTTGCTCCAAGTTCTTCAGCCGATATCCATTCCAACAGAAAATGAACTTTTTCCACGAGCATATCGGTCGTGACAAGGAGATAGTTGTCTTCAGCCAGGGATAGGACTGCACAGTCATCTCCGATCCCTTTGATTACCCCATCCGATCTGATGCTACCCAACGGGGCAATGCGGTCGATAAACCCAAATTCGCCGATATCCTTCAGTTTCAGAAGAATTCTCCTCTCATGGTCATGCAGGAGTCTTCAATTCTCGTCTGCAGGTGTTTTCCAGCCAACTTCCCGTTTCTCAAGCAGGCTTCGATTGCAAGGTTTTCGCCAATTTCTTACGTCTGCGGGATTGTTTCCGCCGCCATTTTCGTTGTACCCAGAAAGCTTGCGTAGGATCCAGCCTTATCCATTCCTCAAATTTGTCGTGGAATTGTTGACTGACGTTTATCAGGTCCTGACGAGCATCACCGGTCAGATGTAAATGGATTTCCTCCCCGAAAATGCTCTGATATCGACCGTCTTCAAGCCTGTACGTGCATAGAGGCAGAATGCGAGCTTTGCCTTCTATGGCCATCTTGGCGAAGACCTCGTTTGCCGGAGCCGGGGTACCGAAGTAGTTCACAAAGATCCCTCGCTCCGCATCACCTCTCTGATCGGCAAGACAGGCGAGCATTTCACCCTGGTGAAGCCGCGAGATCATCTCTTTCACGACACCTTTATGAGGAAACGTGCGTATGCCCGTGTGCTTTCCCGCTCTCGTGAACATGTACCGTGAGATGAACGGATTCTTCAGGGGAGTCATCACCAGATTTAATCTAACGCCCAGATGCTTTATCGTGGCTGCACTGACTTCAAAACATCCGAAATGGGAATTGAGGAGTACAATTCCGTCGTTTCCGGGAAGCATCGCCAGATCGAATGCTTCTTTTCCTTTGAGGAGAATGTGAGATGCCATTTCTTCTTCAGACCATTGACGAATCCGGAAAAATTCCACTCCCAGCAAGCCAAGGTGCTCGAAGCTCTTCAGAGCAGTGCGTACGATCCAGTCACGGCTTTTTTCCTTGCCAAATGCGATGGTGAGGTTTTCTATCGCAGCTTTGCGCCGGTCAGGAAAGAGTACGTAACCCAACCTGCCCAGAAAACGCCCCAGAGCATTGGCTGCCCGCTCGGGCAAAGCACACAGCGCTGCTTCCAAAAGTTTAACCAGCAAGAACACCAGGAATTGGAAAAAGAGCGGCAGACTCAGGCGACGCATCATCTCCTCCGTTCATTTCTTGTTTTCACCATAGCACATA
The sequence above is a segment of the Desulfomonile tiedjei DSM 6799 genome. Coding sequences within it:
- a CDS encoding 4Fe-4S dicluster domain-containing protein produces the protein MPRYGMAIDTTKCVGCHSCRVACQNQQGLPYNQSFNWIKERERGKFPSFAKEFVPLQCNQCEDAPCQRVCPTGAVYTSPEGIVMVNKDRCVGCKYCMEACPYKVRIVDHHAGIVVKCWFCEDLVKNGGEPACVTTCPTQVRIFGDLDDPSSKVSKFIAAHRAEPLRPDLNTRPKIFYKRS
- a CDS encoding DUF2975 domain-containing protein — its product is MENTQRIAVISRKLRLACSGLILCLPFVVAAFWVFFNQVYSSLRMVPLPVRVDHDLSGLTRLLAFSADLIPLAATIYGLLRLRDLFGLYENGLIFTERNVHCFRSLGRTLLVWVGCDIVRYSILSVVLTLENPPGQRLLVVGINSGELAGVFTAIVVLIISWVMEEARKLREDQQLIV
- a CDS encoding molecular chaperone TorD family protein; this encodes MTPVTVTPEIPGPDALSEAADVLSVLLGTIHPIRSDEAEDALETLRLLLGDSRIPMTLLDPGTFEKVWNEQAFVFLQGQRISLEESVYKFWTSETAHPLSNVKGLSWGDPATHMIELFDGFGLQLSDPRVLSPDHLSVLLGFLSFLMRTRPVDEARVFCADHMDWLNELMETVRDHEAPECLLLAINATQSLVRCAAAGYKEICNGR
- the thiL gene encoding thiamine-phosphate kinase; translated protein: MHDHERRILLKLKDIGEFGFIDRIAPLGSIRSDGVIKGIGDDCAVLSLAEDNYLLVTTDMLVEKVHFLLEWISAEELGAKSLAVNLSDIAACGGKPLDAFISIAVPDHIEIEWLDGFYRGMAEMARGFDVNLLGGDTTRSAGHLVINVALTGMVHRTELLLRSTAKPGDALVLTGPLGASAASVDLLRHKRIFPEEVEAPLIQAHFSPRPHVHEGRFLARSGVTTAAIDVSDGLSSDLNHICEQSKVGARVYADKLPALPALLTAAQLMNKGPLKWILHGGEDYVLLATVKRESVNALLQEANKEGIVLTVIGEVTDTGNAELVKTDGTVNALFPRGWDHFK
- a CDS encoding YeeE/YedE thiosulfate transporter family protein; its protein translation is MQELDYAKGFWNPYAAGVALGLVLLLTFYLMGTGLGASGAVARTAAVVAHSVAPESVEQHPYYKSFYKPGGKHPFYNWVVFEVIGVFIGGLVAALTARRFRPGVGRGPTAGVGLRLSLAFVGGIVGGIGTRFALGCTSGQALSGGATMAAGSWVFMMAVFATAFVTAYFVRREWS
- the nrfD gene encoding NrfD/PsrC family molybdoenzyme membrane anchor subunit — its product is MPESAWGWLIVVYLFLAGAGAGAFLAAVACDLLAPDWSKALARAGSLAAGPLVAIGTACLVLDLEAGLWQPWRQIYLISNLSSMITWGVIILSAFIPVAFLYAAALNELTVIGRISKKYVRHLEIVGSFLALATAGYTGVLIAVVNGVPFWNTPLMPVLFLASALSTGLSIAMIGAAILDINTIRTLSNFALGHVIFLSIEGAVLMLFIFMSMTRSVEAAASASMLVSGVLSPYFWALVVALGIVIPLVLSVVEYHEYGHMPKYLVIGADLCILIGGMSLRALIIFSGTPPQII
- a CDS encoding molybdopterin-dependent oxidoreductase — encoded protein: MKKRGITRRKFLIGSAAGGATLLAGSYLTFNSWAAKQNVSEDIRITPTLCDGCGNWCAINVYTKGDKVWKAVGNPIAGNNVGRICAKGHALLHEMYNPDRIRSPLKRVGPNKFEPISWEQAYKEIGAKLAKIKQDHGPESLFWLHYPEGNAPLAQRFMNALGSPNVFSHGATCFLPRNIGWWLTTGSSKPEHDFENSRFILLIGRNPAAGLQLRQLNDMSSAKTRGAKIVVVDPRYSEAASVGQQWIRIRPGTDLALMLAIARVMIKEDLYNKDFVEKYTQGFEEFSKEVEQYTPEWASEKTSIPKQTIVDLARELAAAAPKAVIHRGYHGAMGTQYKNSLQLVRAVACVNGLMGNYNQLGGLYEGPKVKLGKLDKTQHPDPPKVDGPMVDGSTDPERYPITPKGHGLAHAIPELAIQGKLRAGFVYHNNPLRTNPNPARVIEGYKKLDLLVSFDYVLSETASVAHYILPESFYLERDDVVHTNHCYRSKQVAIRQAVVKPLYDTKPMFQILKEMAPHLGIGEYFNFTLEEYSAAQLAPLGVSLDRIKKEGVVDLGGEWKPGEPSFKTPSGKLEFVSSTLQEYNFPAVPTWEEPLVTPDAKDPHSFRLIHGKQAHHTHARTVNQSYLKEITIMNDWGRVWIHPDRAKALGIKDGDCMTVSSSIGKGRVRARVTDGIHPECVFLPSGYGVFAKNLKTGFGYGLSYNDFLPTYFEPVLGHTMSGEIIVRVEKT
- a CDS encoding DUF4347 domain-containing protein, translated to MVLEQLEERIVLDGAVANAHDVQDQTSHTDLVDSLGWIYVENDWWFNDDGSGWWFNQNTGWWWNQNDEWWFKNDKGFDYWYHGVHQYWAEENSTGAWFWWDDVNDHTWEAAFSWSYDWDNRMWCWNDWNGSQYFRDSSHYFYQSHDSCQIHVNLNGQWYENPEGLPTNIDLYDGNWHQMDAVESFRYGNHYGHWGYEWGSRINGQLYRDVIYYPDESNDHGYSYIYYVSNGQIIGTYLYVSDDVDYLGNGKFLAISIEGHTATCKLWDVSVRPESASDDRFLLEWTGYNMLSDFDYFDDPLRVLFINTTQESSNYKISYLENNTIVFKYWDSSDFTIGELVSDLRSLSQAFARQIDTVAIDDHGYYNVIKIGDDYVSYGQPQTGSGWTSRLVTEYESAFREWGSLMSSDGQIQFYNCYVAGGSGDIGAWSKQLLSTISQYTNADVFANDDLAKVVFDSNTGALVSVENWDADWRSNTSLTFDSLYLWA
- a CDS encoding helix-turn-helix domain-containing protein, whose amino-acid sequence is MSIIINLDVMLAKRKVKSKELAEYIGITEQNLSLLKTGKVRGIRLSTLNSICEFLNCQPGDILEYRESERSREASD
- a CDS encoding lysophospholipid acyltransferase family protein codes for the protein MRRLSLPLFFQFLVFLLVKLLEAALCALPERAANALGRFLGRLGYVLFPDRRKAAIENLTIAFGKEKSRDWIVRTALKSFEHLGLLGVEFFRIRQWSEEEMASHILLKGKEAFDLAMLPGNDGIVLLNSHFGCFEVSAATIKHLGVRLNLVMTPLKNPFISRYMFTRAGKHTGIRTFPHKGVVKEMISRLHQGEMLACLADQRGDAERGIFVNYFGTPAPANEVFAKMAIEGKARILPLCTYRLEDGRYQSIFGEEIHLHLTGDARQDLINVSQQFHDKFEEWIRLDPTQAFWVQRKWRRKQSRRRKKLAKTLQSKPA